The Alistipes finegoldii DSM 17242 DNA segment GCTCGTACTGCGCCAGCGTGTATTGCCCGTGTTTCGTGTAGTAGAGAATAAGCCGCGACCAAGTGAAAAAATAGTAGGTCGGCTGCTTGTTTGCGCGTGCGAAGGCCTGCACGCGGGGAATCCACGCCTTGAGGGAATCCAGTTCGTTGTTGAAGTAATAGTGGTCGGCCTTGAACGAGAGGGCGACGGCCTGCATGCGGATGTCGTTCTTTTCGCCCGCCAGCCGGAACAGCGTGTCGGCCTTGAGCAGGACGACCGAATCGCGGATGTTGTTGTTGCACCAGCGGTAATAGGCGTAAAGCGTGCTGTCTACGTTTTTGTAGGTTTCGGTCTGCGCGTGGCCGGACGGAATCCGGGTAAACAGCATCAATAAAAGCAGGGCTTTTTTCATTAGTTTTTGAGCTGAATAGTTGCAAAGATATGTAAATATATGCTATAAAGCAAACTATTCAGTCTATTGATAGGGCTAATTAGCCTGATTTGCCGCCCGCAATTCTTCTTCGAGCAGTTCGATGGCCGCCGTTCCGGCTTTCCGGATGACGGCGTTTCGGCTGCCGCCGGCACGAATCAGGCGGGTCGTGGTGCGCAGCGGGGAGCTGACGGCGATCCATACCGAGCCGACGGGATATTCGGGCGTTCCGCCCGTAGGGCCTGCGATGCCGGTCGTGGCGACGGCATAGTGCGAATTCGAAGCCCGGCGTACGCCTTCGGCCATCTGACGGACGACCTGCTCGCTGACGGCGCCGTAGCGGGCGATCGTGTCGCAGCTGATTTGCAGGATCTCCTGCTTGGTGTCGAGGCTGTATGCCACGACGCCGCATTTGAAGTAGGCCGAAGCGCCGGGCAGGGCCGTAAAGCGCGCGGCGATCGTGCCGCCCGTACAACTCTCGGCGACGGCCAGCGTCTGGATGCGGTCGGTCAGGATGCGGTGCACCCGTTTTTCCGGAGCGTGGCTGCTGCAGGCGGTCAGCGAGAGAATGAATGCGGTTGCGGTTGAGAGCAGGATTTTATTCATCGGGGCGTCTTTTATTTTCCGTTGAGTTCGTCGCGCAGCAGACCGAGGGCGAAGGCGCCGGCGCGGTCGATGATCTGTCCGCGGTCGGAGCCGCACTGTTTGAGCAGGGCGACCGTGCGGCGGGGGCCTGCGACGGCGATCCATACCGTGCCGACGGGCTTTTCGGCCGTACCGCCCGCGGGGCCTGCGATGCCGGTGGTCGAGACGGCGTAGTCGGCGCCGCTGATGCGTCGCGCCCCTTCGGCCATCTGTCGGGCGACCTGTTCGCTGACGGCGCCGTAACGGGCGATCGTGTCGGGATCGACTCCCAGCACAGCCTGCTTCGACGCGTTGCTGTACGAAACCACGCCGCAGAGGAAGTAGGCTGAAGCGCCCGGCATGGCCGTAAAGCGCGCGGCGATGGTGCCGCCCGTGCAGCTCTCGGCTGTGGCGAGGGTCTGTCGCCGTTCGGTGAGCAGCTTGTGTATCAACTCCTGCATGGTGGCCGTTTCGTAGCCGATGATGTTGTGGGGAATGATCCTGCGCAGCGCTTCGAACTGCCGTTCGATCTCCTTCGATACGCTTTCTCCCTCGACCTCGTAGGCTGACAGCCGGAGCCGCACGGCGCCCGGATTGGGCAGGTAGGCCAGCTTCAGGTAGGGCGGCAGGGCGTTTTCCCACGTTTCGATCGCTTTGGCGAGCATCGATTCGGGCAGTCCGGCGGTGATCATCGTGCGGTGTACGATCTGGCGCAGTTCGAAGTGCGCCTTGAGCCGCGGCATGACCTCGTCCTGCATCAGATGCTCCATTTCGTAGGGTACGCCCGGCAGCGAGACGACCACTTTGCCGCCGCGTTCGAACCACATGCCCGGCGCCGTGCCGTGCGCGTTGAACAACACCGTGCAGCAGGCCGGAACCAGAGCCTGTCCGCGGTTGAGGTCGTTGAATTCGATGCCCCGCTCTTCGAGCATCCGTTTTACATGGTCGGAGACGGTTTGGTTCAGGATGAGTTCGCTGCCGAACATTTCGGCCAGCGTCTTTTTGGTGATGTCGTCCTTGGTGGGGCCGAGTCCGCCGGTGATGATTGCGATGTCCGACTGGCCGAGGGCGCGTTCCACGCACCCGACGATCTGCGCGCTGTCATCGCCGATCGAGACTTTTTCATGCACGACGATGCCTGCGGCGTTGAGGTGGCGGGCGATGGATACGGAATTGGTATCCACGATCTGACCGATGAGGATTTCATCGCCGATAGTGATGATCGTTGCTTTCATAAGCGGTGTTTTTGACTCAGGACTCCGGCTGTTCTGCTCCGGCTTGCTCTGCGGAAAGCTGTTTTGTCGCGGGCTGTTCCGCCGCAGCCTGCTGCACTGCGGGCTGTTCTGCTGTCGCCTGCGCCGCTGCGGCCTTTTCCGCTGCGGCTTTCGCTTCGGCGTCGGCGACGAGGGCGCGGCAGATGTCACGCACCAGTCCGGGACCGTTGTAGATATAGCCGGTGTAGAGCTGCAACAGGTCGGCTCCGGCGTCGAGCATCGCTTTCGCGTCGTCGGGGGTCATGATGCCGCCCACGCCGATGATCGGAAAATTGCCGCCCGAACGGGTGTGGATGCGGCGCACGACCTCCACGGCCCGCTGCGTGAGCGGTGCGCCGCTCAGCCGGCCGCTGCCGATCTTGTCGAGCGTCGTGCGGCTGGTGTGCAGCCCTTCGCGGTTGTGCGTGCCGTTGGTCGCCACGATGCCGTCGAGGGGCGTTTCGAGCAGAATGTCGCTGATTTCGTCGATCACGGCGTCCGGCATGTCGGGCGATACCTTGAGCATGATCGGGCGGTATTGGTTCTGTCCCCGGCGGAAGTCGAACAGCGGGTCGAGAATCCGCAGGATATGTTCGCGCGTATGCGTCGCGCCTTCGCGGCACGAGTTGTCGCAGCTGATGTTCACAGTGAAGTAATCCGCGTACTGGTAGAGGTTGCGGAAGAGTTTGAGGTAGTCGGCCGCGGCGTTTTCGGCGAGGGTAGCGGTGTTGCGGCCGATGTTGCAGCCGACGATGAATCCTTCGTGGGGCCGGCGCAGGTGCTGGATGGTCTTTTCGAGACCGCGGTTCGAAAGCCCGATGCGGTTGATGATCGCCTCGTCCTTCGGGAGCCGGAAGACGCGGGGGCGGGGGTTGCCCGCCTGCGGGCGCGGCGTCACGGTGCCGACTTCGACGAATCCGAAACCGAGGGCCGCCAGTTCGCGGAACGCCTCGCCGTTGCGGTCGAAACCTGCGGCCAGCCCGACGGGGTTGGCGAATTTGATGCCGAAGACCTCGCGTTCGAGCGCGGGGTGTTCCACGGCGTAACACTTGCGGAGCAGCCACCGTCCGCCGGGAATCAGCCCGATGGCGCGCAGCAGTATCAGTACGACGCGGTGCGCCCGCTCGATGGTGAGCGAGAAGAGGATGGGCTTTATGATGCTACGGTACATGGTCTCAAGTGGCGGTTTCGCTTATGGCCGCAAAGGTACTAAAAAAGAATTGATTTCGCTAAAAGTATTCGCGGCGGTAGCGGTAATGGTCGCGCATCGGCTCGAAATCCTCCGGCCGGGCCTTCAGGCTGCGGCTCTGGGCCTCGATGTCGAACGCGCCCCCGATGGTGGTGCAAAGCTCCTGCCACGAAATCGGCCGGGGCGTCGAAGGGGCGGCCTGAGGCGGGTACCATCCGGCGAGGGGCAGGCCGAAGAAACGGGCCAGCGTATCGACCGACATGGCCGTGGCATTGGCTTTGCCCTGCTCGGAATAGCCCGCGATGTGCGGCGTGGCGAGCAGTGTGCGGGTGAGCAGCCGGCGGTCGATGGCGGGTTCGTGCTCCCAGACGTCGAGTACGCAGGCAAGGCCACTTCGCAGCAGGGCCGCGCCGTCCACGACCTCGCCGCGCGAGGAGTTCAGGATTACGGCGCCGGGTTTCATCCGTGCAAAAAGGGCGTCGCCGGCCATGCGGCGCGTCGTGTCGTCGAGCGGCGTGTGGAACGTCAGGATGTCGGCTTGGCGGGCGACCTCCTCCAGCGGCAGGAAGCCGCAGTGTTCGCGCGCCTCGCGCGGCGGGTCGCAGCAGAGGACCCGGAAACCCCATGTTTCGGCATACTCCTTCACGAGCGATCCGACGTGTCCCACGCCGACGACGCCCAGCGTACGCCCGGCGGGCTGCCAGCCCTGCGTGCGGGCGAGGTGGGCCAGCACCGCCCCCGCCCATTGGAGTACGCCTCTGGCGTTGCAGCCGGCGGCCGTGCAGACGCGGATGCCGTGCGCCGCGCACCACGCCGTGTCGATGTGGTCGAAACCGATGGTCGCCGTGGCGATCAGACGGACGCGGGAGCCGCCGAGCAGCCGCTCGTCGCAGCGGGTGCGCGTGCGGATAAGGAGGGCGTCGGCGTCGCGCACCTCCTCCGGCGCGATTTCCGCCCCCGGAAGATAACGCACCTCGGCCCACGGTTCGAGGACCCCCTGCAGGAAGGGTATG contains these protein-coding regions:
- a CDS encoding CinA family protein, with amino-acid sequence MNKILLSTATAFILSLTACSSHAPEKRVHRILTDRIQTLAVAESCTGGTIAARFTALPGASAYFKCGVVAYSLDTKQEILQISCDTIARYGAVSEQVVRQMAEGVRRASNSHYAVATTGIAGPTGGTPEYPVGSVWIAVSSPLRTTTRLIRAGGSRNAVIRKAGTAAIELLEEELRAANQAN
- a CDS encoding competence/damage-inducible protein A, coding for MKATIITIGDEILIGQIVDTNSVSIARHLNAAGIVVHEKVSIGDDSAQIVGCVERALGQSDIAIITGGLGPTKDDITKKTLAEMFGSELILNQTVSDHVKRMLEERGIEFNDLNRGQALVPACCTVLFNAHGTAPGMWFERGGKVVVSLPGVPYEMEHLMQDEVMPRLKAHFELRQIVHRTMITAGLPESMLAKAIETWENALPPYLKLAYLPNPGAVRLRLSAYEVEGESVSKEIERQFEALRRIIPHNIIGYETATMQELIHKLLTERRQTLATAESCTGGTIAARFTAMPGASAYFLCGVVSYSNASKQAVLGVDPDTIARYGAVSEQVARQMAEGARRISGADYAVSTTGIAGPAGGTAEKPVGTVWIAVAGPRRTVALLKQCGSDRGQIIDRAGAFALGLLRDELNGK
- a CDS encoding quinone-dependent dihydroorotate dehydrogenase; this translates as MYRSIIKPILFSLTIERAHRVVLILLRAIGLIPGGRWLLRKCYAVEHPALEREVFGIKFANPVGLAAGFDRNGEAFRELAALGFGFVEVGTVTPRPQAGNPRPRVFRLPKDEAIINRIGLSNRGLEKTIQHLRRPHEGFIVGCNIGRNTATLAENAAADYLKLFRNLYQYADYFTVNISCDNSCREGATHTREHILRILDPLFDFRRGQNQYRPIMLKVSPDMPDAVIDEISDILLETPLDGIVATNGTHNREGLHTSRTTLDKIGSGRLSGAPLTQRAVEVVRRIHTRSGGNFPIIGVGGIMTPDDAKAMLDAGADLLQLYTGYIYNGPGLVRDICRALVADAEAKAAAEKAAAAQATAEQPAVQQAAAEQPATKQLSAEQAGAEQPES
- a CDS encoding 4-phosphoerythronate dehydrogenase, which gives rise to MKIIADSAIPFLQGVLEPWAEVRYLPGAEIAPEEVRDADALLIRTRTRCDERLLGGSRVRLIATATIGFDHIDTAWCAAHGIRVCTAAGCNARGVLQWAGAVLAHLARTQGWQPAGRTLGVVGVGHVGSLVKEYAETWGFRVLCCDPPREAREHCGFLPLEEVARQADILTFHTPLDDTTRRMAGDALFARMKPGAVILNSSRGEVVDGAALLRSGLACVLDVWEHEPAIDRRLLTRTLLATPHIAGYSEQGKANATAMSVDTLARFFGLPLAGWYPPQAAPSTPRPISWQELCTTIGGAFDIEAQSRSLKARPEDFEPMRDHYRYRREYF